One Camelus ferus isolate YT-003-E chromosome 27, BCGSAC_Cfer_1.0, whole genome shotgun sequence DNA window includes the following coding sequences:
- the CTSH gene encoding pro-cathepsin H isoform X1: protein MWAVLPLLCAGAWLVGPRACDAADLAVSSLEKFHFKSWMVQHQKEYSSEEYHHRLQVFVSNWRKINAHNAGNHTFKMGLNEFSDMSFAEFKRKYLWSEPQNCSATKGNYLRGTGPYPPSMDWRKKGNFVSPVKNQGGCGSCWTFSTTGALESAVAIATGKLLSLAEQQLVDCAQNFNNHGCQGGLPSQAFEYIRYNRGIMGEDTYPYKGKDDDCKFQPSKAIAFVKDVVNITMNDEASMVEAVGLHNPVSFAFEVTNDFLLYRKGIYSSPFCHKTPDKVNHAVLAVGYGEENGTPYWIVKNSWGTRWGMNGYFLIERGKNMCGLAACASYPIPLV from the exons ATGTGGGCTGTCCTGCCGCTGCTCTGCGCCGGGGCCTGGCTCGTGGGCCCCCGCGCCTGCGACGCCGCCGACCTGGCCGTGAGCTCCTTAG agaAGTTTCATTTTAAGTCATGGATGGTGCAG CACCAAAAGGAATACAGCTCGGAGGAGTACCACCACAGGCTGCAAGTGTTTGTCAGCAACTGGAGGAAGATAAATGCCCACAATGCTGGGAACCACACATTTAAAA TGGGGCTGAACGAATTTTCAGACATGAGCTTTGCTGAATTTAAACGCAAGTATCTTTGGTCAGAGCCTCAG AATTGCTCAGCCACCAAAGGGAACTACCTTCGAGGTACTGGTCCCTACCCACCCTCTATGGACTGgcggaaaaaaggaaattttgtctCACCGGTGAAAAATCAG gGCGGCTGCGGCAGCTGCTGGACCTTCTCCACCACCGGCGCCCTGGAGTCAGCCGTCGCCATCGCCACCGGGAAGCTGCTCTCTCTG GCAGAACAGCAGCTGGTGGACTGCGCCCAGAACTTCAACAATCACGGCTGCCAAGG GGGTCTCCCCAGCCAGGCCTTCGAGTACATCCGGTACAACAGGGGCATCATGGGTGAAGACACCTACCCCTACAAGGGCAAG GATGATGACTGCAAGTTCCAGCCCAGTAAGGCCATTGCTTTTGTCAAGGATGTAGTCAACATCACAATG AATGACGAGGCGTCGATGGTGGAGGCGGTCGGCCTGCACAACCCCGTGAGCTTTGCCTTTGAGGTGACTAACGACTTTCTGTTGTACAGAAAGGGCATCTACTCCAG TCCTTTCTGTCATAAAACTCCAGATAAAGTAAACCATGCAGTGCTGGCTGTTGGGTACGGAGAAGAAAATGGGACACCCTATTGGATCGTGAAAAACTCTTGGGGTACCCGGTGGGGAATGAATGG gtaCTTCCTCATTGAGCGCGGAAAGAACATGTGCGGCCTGGCCGCCTGCGCCTCCTACCCCATCCCCCTGGTGTGA
- the CTSH gene encoding pro-cathepsin H isoform X2 encodes MVQHQKEYSSEEYHHRLQVFVSNWRKINAHNAGNHTFKMGLNEFSDMSFAEFKRKYLWSEPQNCSATKGNYLRGTGPYPPSMDWRKKGNFVSPVKNQGGCGSCWTFSTTGALESAVAIATGKLLSLAEQQLVDCAQNFNNHGCQGGLPSQAFEYIRYNRGIMGEDTYPYKGKDDDCKFQPSKAIAFVKDVVNITMNDEASMVEAVGLHNPVSFAFEVTNDFLLYRKGIYSSPFCHKTPDKVNHAVLAVGYGEENGTPYWIVKNSWGTRWGMNGYFLIERGKNMCGLAACASYPIPLV; translated from the exons ATGGTGCAG CACCAAAAGGAATACAGCTCGGAGGAGTACCACCACAGGCTGCAAGTGTTTGTCAGCAACTGGAGGAAGATAAATGCCCACAATGCTGGGAACCACACATTTAAAA TGGGGCTGAACGAATTTTCAGACATGAGCTTTGCTGAATTTAAACGCAAGTATCTTTGGTCAGAGCCTCAG AATTGCTCAGCCACCAAAGGGAACTACCTTCGAGGTACTGGTCCCTACCCACCCTCTATGGACTGgcggaaaaaaggaaattttgtctCACCGGTGAAAAATCAG gGCGGCTGCGGCAGCTGCTGGACCTTCTCCACCACCGGCGCCCTGGAGTCAGCCGTCGCCATCGCCACCGGGAAGCTGCTCTCTCTG GCAGAACAGCAGCTGGTGGACTGCGCCCAGAACTTCAACAATCACGGCTGCCAAGG GGGTCTCCCCAGCCAGGCCTTCGAGTACATCCGGTACAACAGGGGCATCATGGGTGAAGACACCTACCCCTACAAGGGCAAG GATGATGACTGCAAGTTCCAGCCCAGTAAGGCCATTGCTTTTGTCAAGGATGTAGTCAACATCACAATG AATGACGAGGCGTCGATGGTGGAGGCGGTCGGCCTGCACAACCCCGTGAGCTTTGCCTTTGAGGTGACTAACGACTTTCTGTTGTACAGAAAGGGCATCTACTCCAG TCCTTTCTGTCATAAAACTCCAGATAAAGTAAACCATGCAGTGCTGGCTGTTGGGTACGGAGAAGAAAATGGGACACCCTATTGGATCGTGAAAAACTCTTGGGGTACCCGGTGGGGAATGAATGG gtaCTTCCTCATTGAGCGCGGAAAGAACATGTGCGGCCTGGCCGCCTGCGCCTCCTACCCCATCCCCCTGGTGTGA